From the Thalassomonas actiniarum genome, the window CGGCAAAGGTGTCTTACTGTTTAATATGCATCATATCGCCTCCGACGGCTGGTCGATGAATGTCCTGGTCGGGGAATTTATTGCCTTGTATCAGGCGATCACTTCGGGCCTGGAAAGCCCGTTGGCACCGCTGGCTATTCAATATGCCGATTATGCCCTTTGGCAGCGCGACTACCTCAAAGGAGATGTGCTGGAGCAGCAGCTGGGCTACTGGGACAAACAATTGGCGGATATGCCGCCGGTGCACACCTTAACCCTGGATAATCCCAGACCCGAGATTAAGGGACATAGCGCCGATCGGGTGAGTCGCCAGTTATCCGGTGATGTCGCGAAACAGCTTCAGGATATTGCCGGCCGTTATAAGTTAACGCCTTTTATGCTGTTACATAGCGCATTGGCCCTGGTATTGTCCAGACACAGCAACAGCACGGATATCGTGATCGGTACCCCGGTAGCCAACCGGATGCAGTCGGAACTTGAGCCGCTGATCGGCTTTTTTGTCAACAACTTAGTGCTTAGGTTAGATACAAGCCATGCCCGTCTGGATGATTATTTGGCCCATGTACGTCAGGTACATTTTGACGCGCAAAACAACCAGGATGTGCCGTTTGAACAAATCGTCGAACGCTTGAATATCCCCCGCAACAGTGCCTATACGCCGTTATTCCAGATCATGTTATCCACCAATAACGATTTTGCCTTAGGGGAGAGCTCCGCCGGTGAGGCAATGGATCTAAACGGGGCGAGACTTTCTCCTTTAGCCAGCGATACCATCAGCGCAAAATTTGATCTGGAAGTGGCCATTAATATTTCCGAGCAGGGGGTAGGACTGGACTGGATTTACGATAGCAACTTGTTTAACCGCGAACATGTCGAGCAATTAAATGAACACCTGGCGATCCTGCTAACTTCAATGGCGCAGAGCAAGGGGCTGGCAGAGACCGAATTAGCTTCCCTTGAAATTATGTCCGAGCAGGAAAGTGACTACTTACTCAATGTGCTTAACGATACCCGCCAGGAATATCCGCAGGATAAACTGATCCATGAATTATTCGAAGCGCAGGTCGCGGCAACGCCGGATAATCTTGCGCTGAGTTTTAACGGCACCGAGCTGAGCTACCGCGAACTGAATGAAAGGGCCAATCGTCTCGCCCATTATCTGCGCGAGCGCGGCGTACAGACAGAAGATTTTGTCGGTATCTGCCTGGAGCGATCCCATGAAATGCTGGTGGCGATCTTAGCGGTACTTAAAGCCGGTGGTGCCTATGTGCCCCTGGATCCTGCCTACCCGCAGGCCCGGCTGGAGTATATGCTTGCCGATACCGGCCTTAAATATGTGATCAGCCAGACAGCATTAAACACCAGCCTTTTCGATAGCGATAAAATCGAGGTGATTGAGCTGGAGAGCTGGCAGCAGCAGTCCCGGCATTTCTCCTGTGAAAATCCCCCTATTGCCAAAGATCTTGATGCCAACAGCCTGGCTTATGTGATCTATACCTCAGGCTCTACCGGGCAACCCAAAGGGGTGCTGCTAGAGCACAGGGGCGCAGTGAATTTAGGTCTTAGCCAGAGCCAGAGTTTTGCTGTTAAAGAAAACAGCCGGGTATTGCAGTTTGCCTCGCTGAATTTTGATGCGGCAACGTCCGAGTGGCTGATGGCGTTTGTCACCGGGGCGGCGCTGGTGGTATGCGATGAGCAAACCCGGCAGTCGGCGGATACCTTACAGCAGGTGTTACTCAAAGAAAATATCAGTCATGTCACCCTGCCGCCGGCCTTGCTTGCATTGCTGGATCACCACCGGGATTATGCCCTTGAGAGTCTGATTGTCGCAGGCGAAGCCTGTGATCCCGCCCTGGTAAAAATCTGGGCGTGCAAATGCCGCATGTTTAATGCCTACGGTCCTTCCGAAGGCACGGTTTGTGCGAGTATTGCCGAGCTGGAGCCGCAAGGACCTGTGTCCATCGGGCGGGCGATGGCCAATGTCTCGCTTTATGTGTTTGATCAGGCCTTCAGGTTAACCCCCAAAGGCTGTATCGGCGAGCTTTATATCGGCGGCGACGGCGTTTCCCGCGGCTACCTGAATAAGGCGCAGTTAACGCAAGAGAGTTTTATTCAGAACCCGTTTTCCGACAAGGCGGAGGATCGCCTATATAAAACCGGCGATCTGGTGCGTTATTTGGCCAACGGCGATCTGGACTTTATCGGCCGGGTGGATGATCAGGTGAAGATCAACGGCTTCAGGATAGAGCTGGGAGAAATCGAAAACCAGTTATCAAGCTGTCAGGGCCTGAGCTCCTGTCTGGTGACCACCCGGGAAGTGCAGGCAGGACAAAAACAACTGCTGGCCTATATTACCCCGAACATCAAGGATATTACACAAGAGCAGCAAACCTCTCTGATCGAATCGTTAAAGCAGACATTAACCGCATCTCTGCCCCATTATATGGTACCGGCGATGTTTGTGGTTATCTATGACTGGCCGGTGACCGCCAACGGCAAGGTGGATAAAAAAGCCTTACCTTCACCGGATGCCGCTTTGTTGCAGGGCAATTACCAGGCACCGCAAACCGAGCTTGAAAGCAAGCTGGTGAATATCTGGGCACAGCTGTTAAACCTTGAGGCCCATAAAATCAGCACAGGGGCAGACTTTTTTGCCCTGGGGGGACATTCGCTGCTAACCATTCGCCTGGTGGCGGAGATCCGGAAACAGCTGGAGGTTGAACTGGCGGTAAAAGCCGTTTTTGACGCCGGTACTATCCGGGCGATGGCACAGCTGATTGAAGCGGATGCCCGGACGCCGTTAAGGCTCCAGGTGCTGCCGGTTACCCGGGGACAGGAGACCATGCCGTTATCTTTTGCCCAGCAAAGGTTATGGGTGATCGACCAGCTACAGGGGGGCAGTGCGGAATATAATATGCCTGCTGCCTTTGAAGTGCAGGGAGCCTTTGATATTCATGCCGCAGAGCAGGCCCTGAGCGCCATTATCAAACGTCACCAGGTGTTGCACACCGTTTATATTGAACAGGACAAGGAAACACAGCAAAAAATCCTGTCAGATTTTAGTTTTGCGATAACCCGGCATGATTTTACGACGCTTGATCAGGACGTGCAGCAGCAGGAGTTGCGCCAGTTAATTGAACAGGATGTGCAACAGCCCTTTGAGCTGTCGACAGACTTAATGGTGCGCGCCAGTTATGTTGCGCTGGAAAATAGTGCCGGTGAAAAACAGGCCAGGGGAGCCTTATTATTTAATATGCACCATATCGCCGGTGACGGCTGGTCGATGAGTGTGCTGATACAGGAATTTGTTGCTGCCTATCAGGCGATCACTAAGGGACAGGTTATCTCTTTGCCTGAGCTTGATATTCAATATGCCGATTATGCCCACTGGCAGCAGCAATGGTCGCAGGGAGAGCAGTTCGCGTCACAGCTTGATTACTGGCAGCAGCAGCTGGCGGAAGTACCGCCGGTACATGCTTTAGTGCTGGATAAAGCACGGCCCGAGGTATCTTCACACCTGGGAGCAAGTGTCAGCGGACAATTGCCGGCAGATATCGCCGCCTCGCTGCAGGCGCTGGCCGGACAATATAAGCTCACGCCTTTTATGCTGTTACACGCCGCGTTGAGCCTGGTGTTGTCCCGTCATAGCAATAGCAAGGATATTGTTATCGGTACCGCTGTGGCCAACAGGATGCAGGCGGAGCTTGAGCCTTTGATCGGCTTCTTTGTCAATACCCTGGTACTGAGGGTCGATACCGGCCATCAGCTGTTAGCGGACTATCTAGGTCATGTCCGCCAGGTACACTTAGATGCCCAGGCGAATCAGGATGTGCCGTTCGAACAACTGGTTGAACGGTTAAAAGTGCCCAGGGGCACTTCCTATAGCCCTTTGTTCCAAATCATGATGGGAACCAATACCGACTATGGTTTGGGGGATGACTCTCTGGCGATGGCAGATGCCAGCCTGACGCCGCTATCAAGCGAGCACATCAGCACTAAGTTTGATTTGGATATCGATATGGTGCTTGATGAGCAAGGGGTATCTTTAAACTGGACCTATGATACCGGCTTATTTAGCCATAAACATGTCAGCCAGTTCAACGAGCATTTGATCAATGTATTAAACGCCATGGCACAGCTGCAACAGCAGGGAGCAGATGCTGCCGGGACAAAAGTTGCCGCTTTGGCCATGTTATCCGAACAGGAAAGCGAGCAGCTGCTTGCCCCCGTGAATGAGTGCCGGGCGGGTTATCCGCAAGATATGCTGATTCATGAAATCTTTGAAAAGCGGGCGGCCAACACCCCGGATAAAATCGCATTAACCTTGGCGGATGAACAGCTCAGTTACCGACAGCTTAATGAAAGGGCCAACCAGCTCGGTCATCATTTAAGGGAGCAGGGGGTACAGGCGGGCACCTTAGTCGGGCTTTGCTTCGAGCGTTCGCTGGAAATGGTGATCGGCATGCTGGGGATATTAAAAGCCGGCGGCGGATACGTACCGCTGGACCCCGGTTATCCCGAAGCAAGGTTAAACTATATGCTGGATAATTCCGGGATAAAGCATCTGGTGACCCAGGCGCACTTATCTGAATTGTTGCAGCTAAACGGGGAAACCCGGGTAGTGAGCCTTGGCGGCGGGCAGGAGACGGCTATTGACCGTCAGTCAAAAACGAACCTGGCCACAGAGCACAGCAGCGATAATATTGCCTATATGATTTATACCTCGGGCTCCACCGGGCAGCCTAAAGGGGTGATGATAACCCATAACAACTGGGCTGCTTACCTGGAAGGGATCGAGCAGGATTATCAGTTGACCTCATCGGATCGGGTACTGCAATTTTCATCGATTTCATTCGATATTTTTATCGAAGAATTAAGCGCCTCACTCTTGTGCGGCGGAACCTTAGTGTTGCCGCCTCCGGGCAAGTTACCCAGCTGCCAGCAATACTGGCAATGGCTAAAAGAGTATCAGATCACGCTGGCATCATTACCCACCGCCTATTGGCACCAGTTATGTGTTGATGAACAACTGGCCCTCGATAGCCGGGATACATCACTGCGCCTGCTGATCACCGGCGGCGAGGCGATGTCGGGCAGTCACCTGCAGCAATGGCAACAGCAAGTGGCGGGGGAGATCAGGTTATTAAATACCTATGGACCGACGGAAACCACAGTGATCGCAACTATCTGTGATGTTACCCGTTTTCAGGATGACGGCCGCTCTGTGCCTATCGGCAAGCCCTTGAAACACAGTCAGGTGTTGTTGCTGGATCCGTCCCTGTCGCTGGTGCCTAAAGGGGCGGTCGGTGAAGTCTATGTTACAGGTGCTATGGTGGCGGCCGGTTATTTTAATGATCAGGAAAAAACCGACAAACACTTTATTGCCAATCCGTTTAGCCATGATCAGGACTCTATTTTGTACCGCACCGGCGATCTGGCGCGTTATGGCAAAGACGGCGAGCTGGAGTTTGTTGGCCGGGCAGATAACCAGGTCAAAATCCGCGGCTTCAGGATTGAAGTAGAAGAAATCGAATCTCAGCTTGCCTTATGCGAAGAGGTGGCCAATAGCCTGATACTGGTGAGGGAAGATGAGCCGGGAGATAAGACCCTGGTGGCCTATGTCACCCTGGCGGAGCAGGCGGCTGCTTTGGCTGCAAAAGAGCATGAAATCATCCAGCAGATCATGGCGCAACTGCAGGCGAAATTACCGGCTTATATGCTGCCTTCGGCTGTTGTTGTTATGGAGGAACTGCCGTTAACGGCAAACGGTAAGCTGGATAAAAAAGCCTTACCGGTGCCGGATAACAGCCTGATGCAGGGAGAATATGTCGCACCGCAAACGGAAACCGAAATAGCCCTGACGCAGATTTGGGGCAAGTTACTCAAATGTGACGCAGAAAAAATAAGCACCCGGGCAAACTTTTTTGCCTTAGGGGGACACTCTTTGCTGGTGATCAGAATGATCACCGCAATCAAAGATCATTTTGACGTTGAAAGTACCGTGGCAAAGTTATTCGAATCTCAGACGATTCATAATGTTGCAACTTATATTGATAATTTATTACTGGCAAAAACCATAGACGCAGGTCTGGACGATGCCGAAGTGGGGGAAGAAGGATGGCTATAAAAGCTGAAAGCATTATTGAAAAAGCATTGGATCAAGGGGTTCACCTGTTTTTGCAGGATGGCAAGTTAGGTTTTAAGCAGAAAAAAGGCAGCGTTTTTTCACCTGAACTTAAACAGGAAATCGTCGCCAACAAGGCTGAAATCATTGATTTCCTCGGCCAATACAGCGCACAGGATAAAGTGGCGAGAACAAAAGTAACCCGGTTTGAACGCAACGGCGCGCCGGTATCGCTTTCTTTCTCCCAGCAGCGTTTGTGGTTCCTTGACAAGCTTAACGGCGCCAGTGCCGAATATAATATGCCCGCCGCCTTTGAAGTGGTGGGGGACTTTGATCTTGGTGTTGCCGAGCAGGCGCTGGAGCGCATTATCAAGCGCCATGAAATCCTGCGTACCGTTTATATCGAAAACCAGGACGAGACCCTGCAGCATATTCGGGACGAGGTAAGCTTCCAGTTTAGCCGCCACGATTTGAGCGCTCTGGAGCAGCAGGCACAAACCGAGCAGCTATCGGCGTTAATTGCACAAGACTTACGCCAGTCTTTCGATTTAAGCAAAGATCTTATGGTACGCGGCGGTTTCGTTACCCTAAGCCAGGGACGCGGCGAACAGGCGAAAGGGGTGCTGTTATTTAATATGCACCATATCGCCTCCGACGGCTGGTCGATGGATGTGCTGATACGCGAGTTTGTCACCCAATATCAGGTGATCTCCCTGGGACAGGCAGATCCGCTGCCGCCGCTGGAGATCCAATACAGTGATTATGCCCAGTGGCAAAGAGAGTGGCTGCAGGGGGAAGTACTGGACAAGCAGCTGGCTTATTGGGATAAGCAGCTATCGGATGTGCCCCAGGTACACAGCCTGATGCTGGACAACCCCAGACCCGAAGTACAGCAGCATATGGGGGCCAGTGTTTTCGGTCAATTGCCTAAAGCGGTGGCGCAGTCGCTGCAATCCCTTGCCCGGCAATTTAACTTAACTCCCTTTATGTTGTTGCACAGTGCCCTGGCCCTGGTGTATTCACGGCACAGCAACAGTCACGATATCGTGATCGGCACCTCGGTTGCCAACCGGATGCAGGCGGAGCTTGAGCCGTTGATCGGCTTTTTTGTCAATACCCTGGTCTTAAGGGTCGATACCAGCCATCAGCGCCTGGATCAGTATTTACAACATGTGCGCCAGGTGCACCTGGATGCCCAAAACAACCAGGATGTGCCGCTTGAGCAGCTGGTGGAACGGTTAAACGTGACCCGGGATACCTCGCATACCCCGCTGTTCCAGCTGATGATGGCCAGCAACAGCGATTATGCCTTGGGCGATAAGCCGGCGGACAATAAACTGGAACTGGCGGGGATCACTATGTCGCCGCTGGCAGGGCAGGAGATCACCTCCAAGTTTGATATCGATGTCGACCTGTGTATGAGTGACGATGGAGTCGCCTTAACCTGGACTTACGATACCAGTATCTTCAGCCACGAGCATATTAGTGAATTTAATGAGCATATGCTCAACCTGCTAACCGCCTATGCCGAGGCACAAGCTGAATTGGCCGGCGGCGCTGAGATTAACACCGCGGATCTGTCTATGCTGTCAACGGCGCAAGCGCAGTATTTGCTGGAAACCCTTAACGATAACAAACTCGAATATGTCAAAGACAAGCTGGTGCATGAGTTATTTGAACAGCGCGCCGCCGCACGTCCCGATGATATTGCCGTTGTTTTCGGCGACAGCAAGCTGAGCTATGGCCAGTTAAATGAGCAGGCCAACCGCTTAGCCCATTACCTGCACGGACAAGGGGTTAAACCGGACTCGCTGGTCGGTATTTGCCTGGACCGCTCGCTGGAGATGACGGTGGCTATCCTGGGGATATTAAAAGCCGGCGGCGCCTATGTGCCGCTCGATCCCGCCTATCCGCAGGAAAGATTGTCGCATATGCTCGACGATGCCGATTTAAAGCTGGTGATCACTAAAAGCTCGCTTGGCGCCGCGCTGGATTTAACCGATAGGGTTAGTCTTTGTTTAGACCGGGAAGACCTGGGGCAATACCCGGCAGATAATTTACCGGCAGCACTTACCGGGGTCACTCCCGCCCACCTGGCCTATGTGATTTATACCTCAGGCTCTACCGGACGTCCTAAAGGGGTGATGGTTGAGCACCGCCAGCTGAACTGTTTCCTGAGCAATGTTGGCGAGCGTTACCAAATCCGGGCAGAGGATAATGTTTTACAGTTCTCCACCATTAACTTTGATATTTTTGTCGAAGAGTATTTCGGCGCCTTATGCCACGGTGCAACCCTGGTATTAAGGGATGAGGACTGCATGGGAGATCTGGTGGCCTTTTACCAGTTCTGCCGCCAATACCAGGTTTCTGTCGTGAGTTTACCGACTTCATTCTGGCACCAGCTGATGTTAAACGACCGGGTATCGCCGCCTGAGGCTTTACGTCTGGTGATTGTCGGCGGAGAAGCCTTGCAGTTGCCCCTGGTGAAAGCCTGGTTAAGCGAACCGGGTGCGCCTGAGCTGATCAATACCTACGGCCCGACAGAAGCCACGGTTACCGCATGCGGTTATCATATCAGGGATGGGGAGATCAGTTATAAAACACCGCCAATCGGCAAGGCGAATAAAAATGTTGCCTTGTATGTCCTCAATGCATTTAAACAAGTGACGCCTTTTGGCAGTGTCGGTGAACTTTATATCGGCGGTGAAGGGGTTGCCCGCGGTTATTTAAACCAGGCGCAGCTGACACAGGAGTGCTTTGTCGCCAATCCGTTTAGCGACAATCCGGAAGATCGCCTTTATAAAAGCGGCGACCTGGTGCGCTACCTGCCCGACGGTAACCTGGAATTTATCGGCCGGGCCGATGATCAGGTTAAAATCAGGGGATTCCGTATCGAGCTGGGAGAAATTGAAAACCAGCTATCCCGCTGTGACAATGTCGCCAGTACCCTGGTGCTTGCCCTGGAAGATGAGAGCGGGCAAAAACAGCTGGCGGCTTATGTGAACCCGCAGACCTTTGAATCTTCTGCCCCCGGGCAGGCGGCATTTATCGAGTCGTTAAAAGAAACCCTGCAACAGACCTTGCCGGAATACATGGTGCCGTCGGCGTTTGTGTTGATGGAACAATGGCCTTTGACCGCCAACGGTAAGATTGATAAAAAAGCCCTGCCGTCCCCGGACAGCAATGGCGGGCAAGGGCATTATCTGGCGCCGCAAACGCAAGTCGAGCAGACCCTGAGTGAAATCTGGGGCCGGTTATTAAAAATGGATGCCGGACAAATCAGCACAGATGCCAACTTCTTTGCCCTGGGCGGACACTCGCTGCTTACCGTACGTTTAGTGGCGGAGATCAGAAAGCAGCTGCAGGTGGAAGTCTCGGTGAAAGCCGTGTTTGATGCCGGTACCATCCAGGAGCTGGCACAGGTGATCGATCAGAAGAACTCGAGTGCCCTGATACCCCAGGTAAAACCGGTTGCCCGGGATAACAATACCATGGCGTTATCTTTCGCCCAACAAAGGTTATGGTTTATCGACCAGTTGCAGGGAGGCAGCGCCGAATACAATATGCCGGTAGCGTTTGAAGTCAGCGGCGCTTTTGATGCCGATATCGCAGAGCAGGCGCTTGGCCGGATTATCGACCGCCATGAAATCCTGCGTACCCGTTACCTTGAAAAGAGCCTTGAAAAGAGCCTTGAAAAGAGCCTTGAAAAGAGCCTTGAAAATAAGCTTGAAAAGAGCCTCGAAAGCAAGCCGGGCAACAGTTTTGAAAGCAAGTTTGAACAGCACTTTGAAGACAAATTTGAAAATAAGCTGGCCAAATCTCTGGAAAGCAAATTTGATAGCAATGAAAACAACAGCCCGACGCAGGGCGGTGAAGCATTACAGCAAATCATGCCGGAGGCCGACTTTAAACTGACCCGACATGATTTATCCGGTCTGGATGCCGGTTTGCGTCAGTATCAGCTAAGCGCCCTGGTTGATGCTGACATGAGGCAGCCTTTTGATTTAACAAAAGATTTAATGGTCCGTGCCAGTTATATCTCCCTGGATAAAAGTCAGGGCACGGGAGCGCTGTTATTTAATATGCACCATATCGCATCCGATGGCTGGTCAATGGAAGTACTGGTACGTGAATTTGTCAGCCAATACAAGGCAATAGCTTCAGGCCAGGCCAATCCGTTGCCGCCGCTTGAAATCCAATATGCCGATTATGCCCACTGGCAGCGGCAATGGCTGCAGGGGG encodes:
- a CDS encoding non-ribosomal peptide synthetase → MSEVNVKDILIMLAGKGVSLAAKDNRLSVKGKLSQLNAGDKALLQAHKSEIIAFIQARQQSEQTSIPVRTQQENLPLSFAQQRLWFVDRLQGSSEEYNMPSAFEVEGDFNPDVAEQVLTEIIKRHQVLRTVYIDGDDDTVQVIRDDYDFSLGRFDLTSLDAQSQQNRLMALINEDMKQPFDLACDLMIRASFISLDNGKGVLLFNMHHIASDGWSMNVLVGEFIALYQAITSGLESPLAPLAIQYADYALWQRDYLKGDVLEQQLGYWDKQLADMPPVHTLTLDNPRPEIKGHSADRVSRQLSGDVAKQLQDIAGRYKLTPFMLLHSALALVLSRHSNSTDIVIGTPVANRMQSELEPLIGFFVNNLVLRLDTSHARLDDYLAHVRQVHFDAQNNQDVPFEQIVERLNIPRNSAYTPLFQIMLSTNNDFALGESSAGEAMDLNGARLSPLASDTISAKFDLEVAINISEQGVGLDWIYDSNLFNREHVEQLNEHLAILLTSMAQSKGLAETELASLEIMSEQESDYLLNVLNDTRQEYPQDKLIHELFEAQVAATPDNLALSFNGTELSYRELNERANRLAHYLRERGVQTEDFVGICLERSHEMLVAILAVLKAGGAYVPLDPAYPQARLEYMLADTGLKYVISQTALNTSLFDSDKIEVIELESWQQQSRHFSCENPPIAKDLDANSLAYVIYTSGSTGQPKGVLLEHRGAVNLGLSQSQSFAVKENSRVLQFASLNFDAATSEWLMAFVTGAALVVCDEQTRQSADTLQQVLLKENISHVTLPPALLALLDHHRDYALESLIVAGEACDPALVKIWACKCRMFNAYGPSEGTVCASIAELEPQGPVSIGRAMANVSLYVFDQAFRLTPKGCIGELYIGGDGVSRGYLNKAQLTQESFIQNPFSDKAEDRLYKTGDLVRYLANGDLDFIGRVDDQVKINGFRIELGEIENQLSSCQGLSSCLVTTREVQAGQKQLLAYITPNIKDITQEQQTSLIESLKQTLTASLPHYMVPAMFVVIYDWPVTANGKVDKKALPSPDAALLQGNYQAPQTELESKLVNIWAQLLNLEAHKISTGADFFALGGHSLLTIRLVAEIRKQLEVELAVKAVFDAGTIRAMAQLIEADARTPLRLQVLPVTRGQETMPLSFAQQRLWVIDQLQGGSAEYNMPAAFEVQGAFDIHAAEQALSAIIKRHQVLHTVYIEQDKETQQKILSDFSFAITRHDFTTLDQDVQQQELRQLIEQDVQQPFELSTDLMVRASYVALENSAGEKQARGALLFNMHHIAGDGWSMSVLIQEFVAAYQAITKGQVISLPELDIQYADYAHWQQQWSQGEQFASQLDYWQQQLAEVPPVHALVLDKARPEVSSHLGASVSGQLPADIAASLQALAGQYKLTPFMLLHAALSLVLSRHSNSKDIVIGTAVANRMQAELEPLIGFFVNTLVLRVDTGHQLLADYLGHVRQVHLDAQANQDVPFEQLVERLKVPRGTSYSPLFQIMMGTNTDYGLGDDSLAMADASLTPLSSEHISTKFDLDIDMVLDEQGVSLNWTYDTGLFSHKHVSQFNEHLINVLNAMAQLQQQGADAAGTKVAALAMLSEQESEQLLAPVNECRAGYPQDMLIHEIFEKRAANTPDKIALTLADEQLSYRQLNERANQLGHHLREQGVQAGTLVGLCFERSLEMVIGMLGILKAGGGYVPLDPGYPEARLNYMLDNSGIKHLVTQAHLSELLQLNGETRVVSLGGGQETAIDRQSKTNLATEHSSDNIAYMIYTSGSTGQPKGVMITHNNWAAYLEGIEQDYQLTSSDRVLQFSSISFDIFIEELSASLLCGGTLVLPPPGKLPSCQQYWQWLKEYQITLASLPTAYWHQLCVDEQLALDSRDTSLRLLITGGEAMSGSHLQQWQQQVAGEIRLLNTYGPTETTVIATICDVTRFQDDGRSVPIGKPLKHSQVLLLDPSLSLVPKGAVGEVYVTGAMVAAGYFNDQEKTDKHFIANPFSHDQDSILYRTGDLARYGKDGELEFVGRADNQVKIRGFRIEVEEIESQLALCEEVANSLILVREDEPGDKTLVAYVTLAEQAAALAAKEHEIIQQIMAQLQAKLPAYMLPSAVVVMEELPLTANGKLDKKALPVPDNSLMQGEYVAPQTETEIALTQIWGKLLKCDAEKISTRANFFALGGHSLLVIRMITAIKDHFDVESTVAKLFESQTIHNVATYIDNLLLAKTIDAGLDDAEVGEEGWL
- a CDS encoding non-ribosomal peptide synthetase, yielding MAIKAESIIEKALDQGVHLFLQDGKLGFKQKKGSVFSPELKQEIVANKAEIIDFLGQYSAQDKVARTKVTRFERNGAPVSLSFSQQRLWFLDKLNGASAEYNMPAAFEVVGDFDLGVAEQALERIIKRHEILRTVYIENQDETLQHIRDEVSFQFSRHDLSALEQQAQTEQLSALIAQDLRQSFDLSKDLMVRGGFVTLSQGRGEQAKGVLLFNMHHIASDGWSMDVLIREFVTQYQVISLGQADPLPPLEIQYSDYAQWQREWLQGEVLDKQLAYWDKQLSDVPQVHSLMLDNPRPEVQQHMGASVFGQLPKAVAQSLQSLARQFNLTPFMLLHSALALVYSRHSNSHDIVIGTSVANRMQAELEPLIGFFVNTLVLRVDTSHQRLDQYLQHVRQVHLDAQNNQDVPLEQLVERLNVTRDTSHTPLFQLMMASNSDYALGDKPADNKLELAGITMSPLAGQEITSKFDIDVDLCMSDDGVALTWTYDTSIFSHEHISEFNEHMLNLLTAYAEAQAELAGGAEINTADLSMLSTAQAQYLLETLNDNKLEYVKDKLVHELFEQRAAARPDDIAVVFGDSKLSYGQLNEQANRLAHYLHGQGVKPDSLVGICLDRSLEMTVAILGILKAGGAYVPLDPAYPQERLSHMLDDADLKLVITKSSLGAALDLTDRVSLCLDREDLGQYPADNLPAALTGVTPAHLAYVIYTSGSTGRPKGVMVEHRQLNCFLSNVGERYQIRAEDNVLQFSTINFDIFVEEYFGALCHGATLVLRDEDCMGDLVAFYQFCRQYQVSVVSLPTSFWHQLMLNDRVSPPEALRLVIVGGEALQLPLVKAWLSEPGAPELINTYGPTEATVTACGYHIRDGEISYKTPPIGKANKNVALYVLNAFKQVTPFGSVGELYIGGEGVARGYLNQAQLTQECFVANPFSDNPEDRLYKSGDLVRYLPDGNLEFIGRADDQVKIRGFRIELGEIENQLSRCDNVASTLVLALEDESGQKQLAAYVNPQTFESSAPGQAAFIESLKETLQQTLPEYMVPSAFVLMEQWPLTANGKIDKKALPSPDSNGGQGHYLAPQTQVEQTLSEIWGRLLKMDAGQISTDANFFALGGHSLLTVRLVAEIRKQLQVEVSVKAVFDAGTIQELAQVIDQKNSSALIPQVKPVARDNNTMALSFAQQRLWFIDQLQGGSAEYNMPVAFEVSGAFDADIAEQALGRIIDRHEILRTRYLEKSLEKSLEKSLEKSLENKLEKSLESKPGNSFESKFEQHFEDKFENKLAKSLESKFDSNENNSPTQGGEALQQIMPEADFKLTRHDLSGLDAGLRQYQLSALVDADMRQPFDLTKDLMVRASYISLDKSQGTGALLFNMHHIASDGWSMEVLVREFVSQYKAIASGQANPLPPLEIQYADYAHWQRQWLQGEVLEKQLSYWDKQLSDVPAVHSLVLDKARPEEKQHVGDIVCGKLSPQVAQQLEALAKHYQLTPFMLLHSALALVLSRHSNSSDIVIGSPIANRMQAELEGLIGFFVNTLVLRLDTAHDKLGDYFRHVRQVHLDAQNNQDVPFEQLVERLNIPRSTAHTPLFQIMLSTNSDYGIAGENTLELDGVTLSPLESDCITAKFDLDIGISMNADGVDIQWTYDTSIFSGEHVGQLNAHLETLLTAMAELISVDKPAADTKINALEMLTPQESDYLLHGLNNSAVDYPQDKGIHELFAAQAMQTPDNIALVCEDHQLSYRELNENANRLARYLSAQGVEKETFVGVCLNRSAEMVVAVLAILKAGGAYVPLDPGYPQARLQHILTDTGVRHVLTASHLAAALHVEQGDDISETGIELLCLDDAALQAEVMAYSDAELENNKDQGQAGADLAYVIYTSGSTGLPKGVMVEHHNVTRLVINSNFVPLDESTRFLQSAPIAFDAATLELWGPLLNGGQCIVYGEQQVDLQQLTDFIVKHEVNTLWLTAGLFEQWSEMPVPPCDIKYLLAGGDVLNVDAVKRVQEKIPGICVINGYGPTENTTFTTCHPVNNGVTLNSNIPIGKAIQNTSTYVLNDSLTLTPLGAVGELYTGGAGVARGYLNQEQATQASFIANPFSDNDDDRLYKTGDLVRYLSDGNLEFIGRADSQVKVRGFRIELAEIEHQLNLAQGVHSSVVLAKGEGSGDKQLVAYVKGDLTHESEEEKTAFVTPLKVSLARALPDYMVPDVFVVVDEWSLTANGKIDKKALLGLEGVVLQTEYVAPQTDIEKSLVQIWSSLLKLDADKISITANFFELGGHSLLVTRLKALIESEFGMEFNVKDLFELSDITSVAQVISKNLLKRDLDSVESELLDEVEF